A stretch of the Acidobacteriota bacterium genome encodes the following:
- a CDS encoding SDR family oxidoreductase, translating into MHKPEQRILLTGATGYVGGRLLAQLERSGQPVRCLARQPEFLRPRVASTTQVVRGDVTDRQSLLAAMQGVDTAYYLIHSMAANGDFEERDREAARNFGSAARAAGVRRIVYLGGLGSGSNLSPHLASRQEVGRILRESSVATIEFRASIVIGSGSLSFEMIRALVDRLPFMIIPKWVRVQAQPIAIEDVIAYLIAALDYPAGESRIFEIGGADVASYQDIMKEYARQRGLRRFFVPVPVLTPRLSSLWLGLVTPLYARVGRKLVDSLRNETVVRDQTASAVLGIAPRGLREAIERALTNEDKEFAATRWSDARSSQGKVKHWGGTRFGSRLVDTRTAYVERTPAQAFQPIRRIGGKTGWYYGNWMWRVRGWLDLLFGGAGMRRGRRDTETMRPGDTVDFWRVEAFEPDHFLRLSAEMKIPGRAWLQFEVDAADEGSTICQTAIFDPAGVLGLLYWYSLYPIHEILFAGMLRRIAREACNAREV; encoded by the coding sequence ATGCATAAACCGGAACAGCGGATCCTGCTAACGGGAGCTACGGGGTATGTCGGAGGCCGACTGCTGGCGCAACTGGAGCGGAGCGGCCAGCCAGTGCGGTGCCTGGCACGGCAGCCGGAATTTCTGCGCCCGCGCGTGGCCAGCACGACACAGGTTGTGAGAGGCGATGTTACCGATCGGCAATCGCTGCTGGCAGCCATGCAGGGCGTGGATACGGCTTACTATCTGATCCACTCCATGGCGGCCAATGGGGATTTTGAAGAGCGCGACCGCGAGGCCGCACGCAACTTTGGTTCGGCTGCCCGGGCCGCCGGCGTGCGGAGAATTGTGTACCTCGGCGGATTGGGCAGCGGCAGCAATCTCTCGCCACACCTGGCCAGCCGCCAGGAGGTCGGCAGGATTCTTCGCGAATCGAGCGTGGCAACCATCGAGTTCCGCGCCTCGATCGTCATCGGCTCCGGGAGCCTGTCGTTTGAGATGATTCGCGCACTGGTGGACCGGCTGCCCTTCATGATCATTCCCAAATGGGTGCGCGTACAGGCGCAGCCCATTGCGATTGAAGACGTCATTGCCTACCTGATTGCCGCCCTCGATTACCCGGCCGGGGAAAGCAGGATTTTCGAGATCGGCGGGGCGGATGTGGCCTCCTATCAGGACATCATGAAGGAGTACGCACGTCAGCGTGGACTGCGCCGCTTTTTCGTTCCCGTCCCGGTGCTAACACCGAGGCTTTCCAGCTTATGGCTGGGACTGGTAACGCCCCTTTATGCCCGCGTGGGGCGCAAGCTGGTGGATAGCTTGCGCAATGAAACCGTGGTACGCGACCAAACGGCATCCGCCGTTTTGGGCATTGCTCCGCGTGGCTTGCGGGAAGCCATTGAGCGGGCGCTGACCAATGAAGATAAGGAGTTCGCCGCAACGCGCTGGTCAGACGCGCGGAGTTCGCAAGGCAAAGTGAAACACTGGGGCGGCACTCGGTTTGGCTCGCGGCTGGTGGACACCCGCACGGCTTATGTGGAGCGGACTCCTGCCCAGGCATTCCAGCCAATCCGGCGGATCGGCGGCAAGACGGGATGGTACTACGGCAACTGGATGTGGAGGGTACGCGGCTGGCTGGACCTACTTTTCGGCGGGGCTGGCATGCGGCGCGGCCGGCGCGATACGGAAACGATGCGGCCCGGCGACACGGTGGACTTTTGGCGCGTGGAAGCATTCGAGCCGGATCACTTCTTGCGGCTGTCCGCTGAGATGAAAATACCGGGTCGCGCTTGGTTGCAGTTCGAAGTCGATGCGGCAGATGAAGGCTCCACCATCTGTCAGACCGCAATCTTCGACCCGGCTGGCGTGCTAGGCCTGCTCTACTGGTACTCGCTGTACCCAATTCACGAAATTCTGTTTGCCGGTATGTTGCGCAGAATCGCCCGCGAGGCATGCAATGCCAGAGAAGTCTGA
- a CDS encoding deoxyribodipyrimidine photo-lyase — protein sequence MDSSASIVWFRQDLRLDDNPALTAAARQGPVIPVFLYPGEEENSWAPGPTSQWWLNKSLHCLDDELRRLGSRLVICRGPALSALMEICSSLGVRRIFCNRRYEPLAADQDQQTKRSLADAGIGLEFFNSTLLFDPDAVLNQAGEPYKVFTSYWNRCLQLPQSAETSAEPAVLQSPRRWPESIALTDFTPQLEQAWADGLDHCWQPGEANTHKMLEQFLHRSIESYITNRDLPGLAGTSRLSPHLHFGEISPRRIWNAVRQVTQSPAQRDTGLLQSAEALLRQLIWREFAYYILHHFPLSAEQPSHHEFRKFPWRKDERSLRAWQNGLTGYPMVDAGMRELLYTGWMHNRVRMIVASFLTKHLLISWQTGARWFWERLVDADLANNTFGWQWAAGCGHDAAPYFRIFNPVIQGQKFDPQGTYVRRWIPELAGVPDKWIHQPWVVPGTVLESAGVKLGRDYPRPIVDHTEARARALSALAFVQEMRASRQVKKKNA from the coding sequence ATGGACTCCTCTGCTTCAATCGTGTGGTTTCGTCAGGATCTGCGCCTGGATGACAATCCCGCACTGACCGCCGCAGCCAGGCAAGGCCCGGTGATACCGGTGTTCCTTTACCCAGGGGAAGAAGAAAACAGCTGGGCGCCGGGTCCGACAAGCCAATGGTGGCTGAACAAGTCTCTGCATTGCCTCGACGATGAGTTGCGGCGGCTGGGCTCACGTCTCGTGATCTGCCGTGGTCCTGCCCTGTCAGCACTAATGGAGATATGTTCTTCTCTGGGCGTCCGGCGGATTTTCTGTAACCGCCGCTATGAGCCCTTGGCCGCCGATCAAGATCAGCAGACAAAACGGTCGCTTGCTGATGCGGGCATTGGCCTCGAGTTTTTCAACTCCACACTCTTGTTTGACCCCGATGCGGTGCTCAATCAAGCAGGTGAGCCGTACAAAGTTTTCACATCCTACTGGAACCGCTGCCTCCAGCTTCCGCAATCCGCCGAAACAAGCGCCGAACCGGCAGTTCTTCAGTCGCCTCGCCGCTGGCCGGAATCAATTGCTCTAACGGATTTTACTCCGCAGCTGGAACAGGCGTGGGCAGACGGTCTGGACCACTGCTGGCAGCCAGGCGAGGCAAATACACACAAGATGCTTGAGCAATTTCTTCATCGGTCCATCGAAAGCTACATCACCAACCGGGATCTGCCAGGCCTAGCTGGCACGTCGCGCCTCTCGCCCCACTTGCACTTTGGTGAGATTAGCCCGCGGCGCATCTGGAACGCTGTGCGGCAGGTTACGCAGAGTCCCGCGCAACGGGATACAGGCTTACTGCAATCCGCGGAAGCACTTCTGCGCCAGCTCATCTGGCGTGAATTCGCTTACTACATTCTTCATCACTTTCCTCTGTCTGCCGAGCAACCCTCGCACCATGAGTTCAGGAAATTTCCCTGGCGCAAGGACGAACGTTCGCTACGAGCTTGGCAGAATGGTCTGACTGGCTATCCCATGGTTGATGCCGGCATGCGGGAACTGCTGTACACCGGATGGATGCACAACCGCGTGCGCATGATTGTGGCCAGTTTTCTCACCAAGCATCTGCTGATTTCCTGGCAGACTGGCGCGCGGTGGTTCTGGGAGCGGCTGGTGGATGCAGACTTGGCGAACAATACTTTTGGCTGGCAATGGGCCGCAGGCTGCGGGCATGATGCCGCGCCCTATTTCCGCATTTTCAATCCCGTCATTCAGGGCCAGAAGTTCGACCCGCAGGGGACCTATGTCCGGCGGTGGATTCCCGAACTCGCCGGAGTGCCCGACAAGTGGATCCATCAGCCATGGGTAGTTCCGGGCACAGTGCTGGAGTCAGCCGGTGTAAAGCTGGGCAGAGATTACCCGCGACCGATCGTGGACCACACAGAGGCCCGTGCGCGCGCGCTCAGCGCACTTGCGTTTGTTCAAGAGATGAGGGCATCCCGGCAGGTGAAAAAAAAGAATGCATAA